Proteins encoded by one window of Streptomyces sp. ALI-76-A:
- a CDS encoding DUF262 domain-containing protein has translation MQGSLIQAQALTIEDVFTGHRYRLDSYQRDYTWGRDDVRRLIDDLRNKFMASWRFEHDREEVARYQPYFLGPFVYHEAAPVTYLVDGQQRITTLHLMLIYLRELLRAQDLEDQAARLSSLILSHKFGKSVYALDIPERDQFLEVAFQETEFALPDNSSGALRRLWEAALVLQEEFPEELRSDALPYFVDWLLDGVSMVGIRAATPEQGWEIYESMNDRGVRLGPIDLLKSFLLSKIGPETAGADNIWRQMVSGLAGIDVNAPSDFIKTFLISRYADVSTDSNDSSLDVKRINGPFHTWVKDSVGQIGLVRPQDYRILIDDLSAYAHRYRTLAAAAHTYDSELKSVFFNAYNGITSQAAPILAAIDPRDDSSTFKAKAKLIADYLDLVFTRRIVNDLPSSSTHLDREAVRLVERLRDGVSVDRLRAILAEEVAALDYDFTGIKTYGLRSNNSRQVRYLLARLTGFVETACERGDEMDRYLDAQRPFEIEHIWANHFERYQPEVGTRAVFDSYRNRLGALLLLKKSDNASYQDLPYEEKVEFYQRQNHLAGSLHVNHRERNSAFNKFGKTHRLDRLLDRKAIGTRQDLYQRLCELIWSPAAFGSRPAASAQSPDRSRTRTRARYDVAITDLIAKGILPANATLIGRRRGEVFQAEILDDGRIQVTSGETFRSLSAAGEFVLQTKSCPGWNFWHARLDDREARLADIRREALERGIV, from the coding sequence ATGCAGGGTAGCTTGATCCAGGCTCAGGCGCTGACGATCGAGGACGTCTTCACCGGGCATCGTTACCGTCTGGACAGCTACCAGCGGGACTACACATGGGGGCGCGACGACGTACGCAGGCTCATTGATGACCTGCGTAACAAATTTATGGCGAGTTGGCGCTTCGAGCACGACCGGGAGGAGGTCGCCAGGTATCAGCCATACTTTCTCGGACCGTTCGTCTACCACGAGGCCGCCCCGGTCACGTACCTCGTGGACGGCCAGCAGCGCATCACGACCCTCCATCTGATGCTGATCTACCTGCGCGAGCTTCTCCGTGCGCAAGACCTTGAGGATCAAGCTGCACGACTCAGTAGTCTGATCCTTTCCCACAAGTTCGGAAAGTCGGTGTATGCCCTCGACATTCCGGAACGCGACCAATTCCTCGAAGTGGCGTTCCAAGAGACTGAGTTCGCGCTCCCTGACAACTCATCGGGCGCCCTGCGCCGACTCTGGGAGGCGGCGCTCGTCCTTCAGGAAGAATTTCCCGAGGAACTGCGCAGCGATGCCCTCCCGTACTTCGTCGATTGGCTGCTCGACGGTGTGAGCATGGTGGGAATCCGTGCGGCCACACCGGAACAGGGCTGGGAGATCTATGAGTCGATGAACGACCGCGGGGTGCGCCTCGGTCCCATCGATCTCCTCAAGAGCTTCTTACTGTCGAAGATCGGCCCCGAGACTGCGGGCGCGGACAACATATGGCGCCAGATGGTCTCCGGACTGGCCGGCATCGACGTGAACGCTCCCAGCGACTTCATCAAGACCTTCTTGATCAGCCGCTACGCGGACGTGAGTACGGACTCGAATGATTCCTCACTCGACGTCAAGCGCATCAACGGCCCATTCCACACCTGGGTGAAGGACAGCGTAGGACAGATCGGTCTGGTCAGACCGCAGGACTATCGAATCCTGATCGACGATCTCTCCGCGTACGCACATCGCTATCGCACGTTGGCGGCAGCAGCGCACACGTACGACAGCGAACTCAAGAGTGTCTTCTTCAACGCCTACAACGGCATCACGTCCCAGGCCGCACCGATTCTCGCGGCGATCGACCCCCGAGACGACTCCAGCACATTCAAGGCCAAGGCCAAGCTCATAGCCGACTATCTCGATCTCGTCTTCACTCGGCGCATCGTCAACGACCTGCCGTCGTCAAGCACCCATCTCGACCGCGAGGCCGTCAGACTCGTAGAGCGGCTGCGCGACGGTGTCAGCGTCGACAGACTCCGTGCCATCCTCGCTGAGGAAGTCGCCGCCCTCGACTACGACTTCACCGGCATCAAGACCTATGGCCTACGCTCGAACAACAGCCGCCAGGTCCGCTACCTCCTCGCCCGGCTCACCGGATTCGTCGAGACCGCGTGCGAGCGAGGCGACGAGATGGACAGATACCTCGATGCGCAACGCCCTTTCGAAATCGAACACATCTGGGCCAACCACTTCGAGAGGTACCAGCCCGAGGTCGGCACGCGAGCCGTGTTCGACTCCTACCGCAACCGCCTCGGCGCACTGTTGCTCCTGAAAAAGTCGGACAACGCCAGTTACCAAGATCTGCCCTACGAGGAAAAGGTCGAGTTCTACCAACGACAGAACCACCTCGCGGGCTCCCTGCACGTCAATCACCGAGAGCGGAACTCGGCCTTCAATAAATTTGGGAAGACGCACAGACTCGACCGGCTACTCGACAGGAAGGCAATCGGGACACGCCAGGACCTCTACCAGCGTCTGTGCGAGCTCATCTGGAGTCCCGCGGCTTTCGGAAGCCGACCGGCAGCCTCTGCCCAGAGCCCGGACCGCTCACGCACTCGAACGCGTGCTCGCTACGACGTCGCGATCACCGACCTCATCGCTAAGGGGATACTCCCGGCCAATGCAACGCTTATCGGCCGCCGCCGTGGCGAGGTCTTCCAAGCCGAAATCTTGGACGATGGACGCATCCAGGTCACCTCCGGAGAGACGTTCCGGTCTCTCTCGGCAGCAGGTGAGTTCGTTCTGCAGACAAAATCATGCCCCGGCTGGAACTTCTGGCACGCACGACTTGACGACCGCGAGGCGCGCCTCGCCGACATTCGACGGGAGGCTCTGGAGAGGGGCATCGTCTGA
- a CDS encoding DMT family transporter codes for MTARGWFLFSLMGVVWGIPYLLIKVAVDAPLSPSVVVFTRCALGAVLLMPFAVRQGGLSSTVRRHWRPLLAFACIEIIGPWWTLTDAERHLSSSTAGLLIAGVPIVGVALARFFGATERLGVRRVVGLGLGLAGVAVLTVPHLTGGDALSLAEVLVTVIGYATAPLIAARHLKDVPTLQLIAPCLALAALVYAPAAAVTWPSTMPAPSVLAALAALGVVCTALAFVAFLELIKEVGPTRATVFTYVNPAVAVAAGAVFLDERLTVGVVAAFTLILAGSVLATAAGPGAAAPLVPAAGSGSVTVPVPAAGSGSVTTPVPASGSGSGSVSVPASGSGSGSGSVSVPASGSGPGSDTRGGGPDSDPGSVGRPVSASDPG; via the coding sequence ATGACTGCACGCGGCTGGTTCCTGTTCTCCCTGATGGGAGTGGTCTGGGGCATCCCCTACCTGTTGATCAAGGTGGCGGTGGACGCCCCGCTGTCCCCGTCCGTGGTGGTGTTCACGCGCTGCGCGCTGGGCGCCGTACTGCTGATGCCCTTCGCGGTACGACAGGGCGGCCTGTCGTCGACCGTGCGCAGGCACTGGCGACCCCTGCTGGCCTTCGCCTGCATAGAGATCATCGGCCCCTGGTGGACCCTGACCGACGCCGAACGCCACCTGTCCAGCTCGACGGCGGGCCTGCTGATCGCGGGCGTCCCGATCGTCGGCGTCGCCCTGGCCCGCTTCTTCGGCGCCACGGAGAGGCTGGGCGTGAGGCGCGTCGTCGGGCTCGGGCTGGGCCTGGCGGGTGTCGCGGTCCTCACGGTCCCGCACCTGACCGGCGGAGACGCGCTGAGCCTGGCCGAGGTGCTGGTGACGGTGATCGGCTACGCGACGGCCCCGCTGATCGCCGCGCGTCACCTGAAGGACGTCCCGACCCTCCAGCTCATCGCCCCGTGCCTGGCCCTCGCGGCCCTGGTCTACGCGCCCGCGGCGGCGGTGACGTGGCCGTCCACGATGCCCGCGCCCTCCGTCCTGGCCGCCCTCGCGGCCCTGGGCGTCGTCTGCACGGCCCTCGCCTTCGTCGCCTTCCTGGAACTGATCAAGGAGGTCGGCCCGACCCGGGCGACGGTGTTCACGTACGTCAACCCGGCGGTCGCGGTGGCGGCGGGCGCGGTGTTCCTGGACGAACGGCTCACGGTGGGGGTGGTGGCGGCGTTCACGCTGATCCTGGCGGGGTCGGTGCTGGCGACGGCGGCCGGGCCGGGGGCGGCGGCACCTCTGGTGCCTGCTGCCGGTTCGGGGTCGGTCACCGTCCCGGTGCCTGCTGCCGGTTCGGGGTCGGTCACCACCCCCGTGCCTGCCTCCGGCTCGGGTTCGGGTTCCGTCTCGGTGCCTGCGTCTGGCTCGGGTTCGGGATCGGGTTCCGTCTCGGTGCCTGCCTCCGGCTCCGGTCCGGGCTCGGACACCCGGGGCGGCGGGCCGGACTCCGATCCGGGGTCGGTCGGTCGGCCGGTGTCGGCGTCCGATCCGGGCTAG
- a CDS encoding AraC family transcriptional regulator: MEQARWTRARLGRCGPPLDLLTARFDRHAYASHTHEQFSIGICVAGSEVIDYRGDHLRPGPGSIVVLAPGETHTGRPAASDGYAYRALYPDPSLLTDGTLGGGLPHFREPLLDDPELASALSRAHTELSACPDPLETESRLPWLLTALTRRHSTARPRADTFPGAAHIAHAVRDRLADDLLAPPSLALLAAEQGLSRYQLLRVFRTTMGMPPYAWLAQHRVHRARGLLESGLRPAEVAGRVGFADQAHLTRWFRRVVGVTPAAYRTSVHHVRR, from the coding sequence ATGGAACAGGCACGGTGGACCAGGGCACGTCTGGGCCGTTGCGGCCCGCCGCTCGACCTGCTCACCGCCCGCTTCGACCGCCACGCCTACGCCTCGCACACGCACGAGCAGTTCAGCATCGGCATCTGCGTCGCCGGCTCCGAGGTCATCGACTACCGGGGCGACCACCTCCGTCCCGGCCCGGGCTCCATCGTCGTACTCGCTCCCGGCGAGACGCACACCGGCCGCCCGGCCGCGTCGGACGGCTACGCCTACCGAGCCCTGTACCCCGACCCCTCCCTCCTCACCGACGGCACCCTCGGCGGCGGCCTCCCGCACTTCCGCGAGCCCCTCCTCGACGACCCCGAACTGGCCAGCGCCCTGAGCCGCGCCCACACCGAACTCAGCGCCTGCCCGGACCCGTTGGAGACGGAGTCCCGCCTCCCCTGGCTTCTGACGGCCCTGACCCGCCGCCACTCCACGGCCCGCCCTCGCGCCGACACGTTCCCCGGCGCCGCACACATCGCCCACGCGGTGCGCGACCGCCTCGCGGACGACCTCCTGGCACCCCCGTCCCTGGCCCTGCTCGCCGCCGAGCAGGGCCTGTCCCGCTACCAGCTCCTCCGGGTCTTCCGTACGACGATGGGGATGCCCCCGTACGCCTGGCTGGCACAGCACCGGGTGCACCGGGCGCGCGGCCTGCTGGAGAGCGGACTGCGCCCGGCGGAGGTGGCTGGCCGGGTGGGCTTCGCGGACCAGGCGCATCTGACGCGCTGGTTCCGGCGGGTGGTGGGCGTGACGCCGGCGGCGTACCGCACCAGCGTTCACCACGTGCGCCGCTGA
- a CDS encoding MerR family transcriptional regulator has product MRIGELAAAIGVTTRTVRHYHHLGLLPEPERLGNGYRDYTLRHAVVLARIRRLTELGLGLAEVRDVLAEDAGKDLVEVLTELDEDLARQEAAIRERRARLHGLLQAGALPAEGPVSPGLAALFHEVGPVPDSPMAAKDREILALLDTAAAPEDRERLVGLLGGALSTPGGIERVHRAYALLDGLADADPADPEVSGRVEEAARALVECLPGELFTGTGTGVLAIDDAHGFLRAVYADFAPAQAEVIRRTVRILTERGSP; this is encoded by the coding sequence ATGCGGATCGGAGAACTCGCCGCGGCCATCGGCGTCACGACGCGGACCGTGCGGCACTACCACCATCTGGGACTGCTCCCGGAGCCCGAGCGGCTCGGGAACGGCTACCGGGACTACACGCTGCGGCACGCCGTCGTGCTGGCCCGGATCCGGCGGCTGACCGAGCTGGGGCTCGGGCTCGCCGAGGTGCGGGACGTGCTCGCCGAGGACGCCGGGAAGGATCTCGTCGAGGTGCTCACCGAACTGGACGAGGACCTCGCCCGGCAGGAGGCGGCGATCCGGGAGCGGCGGGCCAGGCTGCACGGTCTTCTCCAGGCGGGCGCGCTGCCCGCCGAGGGGCCGGTCTCACCCGGGCTGGCGGCGCTGTTCCACGAGGTGGGCCCGGTGCCGGACTCCCCCATGGCCGCCAAGGACCGGGAGATCCTCGCGCTGCTCGACACCGCGGCGGCTCCCGAGGACCGGGAGCGGCTGGTCGGGCTGCTGGGCGGGGCCCTGAGCACTCCAGGCGGGATCGAGCGGGTGCACCGGGCGTACGCCCTGCTGGACGGGCTCGCCGACGCCGACCCGGCGGATCCGGAGGTGAGCGGGCGGGTGGAGGAGGCCGCGCGGGCGCTCGTCGAGTGTCTGCCCGGTGAGCTGTTCACGGGCACGGGCACGGGCGTCCTCGCGATCGACGACGCCCATGGTTTCCTGCGCGCGGTCTACGCCGACTTCGCGCCCGCGCAGGCCGAGGTGATCCGCCGGACGGTGCGGATCCTGACCGAGAGGGGGAGCCCATGA
- a CDS encoding RNB domain-containing ribonuclease, whose translation MPRRRIHVTGAAEAPLRTALAALRAELGVPETFPPQTLADADRAAKAPALPAYDATGIPLFTVDPPTSTDLDQAMHLSRRGTGYRVRYAIADVAAFVVPASALDTEAHRRVTTLYFPDGKVPLHPPVLGEGAASLLPDQVRPAALWTIDLDADGRTVAVDVRRALVRSRAKLDYAGVQRQIDSHAAEEPLALLGEIGRLRETLEAERGGISLNLPEQEIVARNGAYEPVYRAPLPAEGWNAQISLLTGMAAADLMIAHGTGVLRTLPAAPDGAVGRLRRTAHALRVDWPHHVSYARLVRSLDPRLPHHAAFLQECTTLLRGAGYTPFRDGRLPEITTHAAVAAPYAHCTAPLRRLVDRYASEICLAAVAGQDPPDWVLAALDALPGEMTAGGRRAGAVERGCVDVVEAALLEHRVGEVFDGCVVDVEERRPTVGTVQVESPAVIGRIESDDGPLPLGERLRVRLTRADPGAATVRFAPV comes from the coding sequence ATGCCCCGCCGCCGCATCCACGTGACCGGCGCCGCCGAAGCGCCGCTGCGCACCGCCCTCGCCGCCCTGCGGGCCGAACTCGGGGTGCCCGAGACCTTCCCGCCCCAGACGCTCGCCGACGCCGACCGCGCGGCGAAGGCGCCCGCGCTCCCTGCGTACGACGCCACCGGCATTCCCCTGTTCACCGTCGACCCGCCCACCTCCACCGACCTGGACCAGGCGATGCACCTGTCCCGGCGGGGCACCGGCTACCGCGTCCGGTACGCCATCGCCGACGTCGCCGCGTTCGTCGTCCCCGCCTCGGCGCTGGACACCGAGGCGCACCGGCGGGTGACCACGCTCTACTTCCCCGACGGGAAGGTCCCGCTGCACCCGCCCGTGCTCGGCGAGGGCGCCGCCAGCCTGCTCCCGGACCAGGTCCGCCCCGCCGCCCTGTGGACGATCGACCTGGACGCGGACGGCCGTACGGTCGCCGTAGACGTCCGCCGGGCCCTCGTCCGCAGCCGGGCCAAGCTCGACTACGCGGGCGTACAGCGACAGATCGACTCACATGCGGCGGAGGAACCGCTCGCCCTGCTCGGGGAGATCGGCCGGCTGCGGGAGACGCTGGAGGCCGAGCGCGGCGGCATCTCGCTGAACCTGCCCGAGCAGGAGATCGTCGCCCGGAACGGCGCGTACGAGCCGGTCTACCGGGCCCCGCTGCCCGCCGAGGGCTGGAACGCCCAGATCTCCCTGCTCACCGGCATGGCGGCGGCGGACCTGATGATCGCGCACGGCACCGGCGTCCTGCGCACCCTCCCCGCCGCCCCGGACGGCGCCGTCGGCCGGCTCCGCCGTACCGCGCACGCCCTGCGCGTCGACTGGCCGCACCACGTCTCGTACGCCCGGCTCGTCCGGTCGCTGGACCCCCGGCTCCCGCACCACGCGGCCTTCCTCCAGGAGTGCACGACCCTCCTGCGCGGCGCCGGGTACACGCCCTTCCGGGACGGCCGCCTCCCGGAGATCACCACACACGCCGCCGTAGCCGCGCCCTACGCCCACTGCACGGCCCCACTGCGCCGCCTCGTCGACCGGTACGCGTCCGAGATCTGCCTCGCGGCCGTCGCCGGCCAGGACCCGCCCGACTGGGTGCTCGCCGCACTCGACGCGCTGCCGGGAGAGATGACGGCGGGCGGCCGCCGTGCCGGCGCGGTGGAGCGCGGATGCGTCGACGTCGTCGAGGCCGCCCTGCTCGAGCACCGGGTGGGCGAGGTGTTCGACGGCTGCGTCGTGGACGTGGAGGAGCGCCGCCCCACCGTGGGAACCGTGCAGGTGGAGTCCCCGGCGGTCATCGGCCGCATCGAGAGCGACGACGGCCCGCTGCCGCTGGGGGAGCGGCTGCGGGTGCGGCTCACCCGGGCCGATCCGGGAGCGGCGACCGTGCGTTTCGCGCCTGTGTGA
- the yaaA gene encoding peroxide stress protein YaaA, whose translation MLVLLPPSEGKASSGRGAPLKLDALSLPGLTEARAAVLDELVELCAADEDKAREVLGLSEGLRDEVGKNVRLRTAGARPAGEIYTGVLYDALDLATLDTAAKRRAARSLLVFSGLWGAVRVTDRIPSYRCSMGVRLPGLGALGGHWRTPMASVLPEAAGDGLVLDLRSSAYVAAWKPKGEVAEQTASVRVLHAPTRKVVSHFNKATKGRIVRGLLSAGVAPKGPAELVEALRDLGYEVEAAAPAKPGQAWSLDVLVDEVH comes from the coding sequence GTGCTTGTCCTGCTGCCGCCCTCCGAAGGCAAGGCGTCCTCCGGTCGCGGTGCCCCGCTGAAGCTGGATGCGCTGTCGCTGCCGGGGCTTACCGAGGCCCGCGCGGCCGTGCTCGACGAGCTGGTCGAGCTGTGCGCCGCCGACGAGGACAAGGCGCGCGAGGTGCTGGGGCTGAGCGAGGGCCTGCGGGACGAGGTCGGGAAGAACGTGCGGCTGCGCACGGCCGGGGCGCGGCCCGCCGGGGAGATCTACACCGGTGTGCTGTACGACGCCCTGGACCTGGCGACCCTGGATACCGCCGCGAAGCGCCGGGCGGCCCGTTCCCTGCTGGTCTTCTCCGGGTTGTGGGGCGCCGTCCGGGTCACGGACCGGATCCCCTCCTACCGCTGCTCGATGGGCGTACGGCTGCCCGGGCTCGGGGCGCTGGGCGGGCACTGGCGCACGCCGATGGCGTCGGTGCTGCCCGAGGCCGCCGGGGACGGGCTGGTGCTGGACCTGCGGTCCTCGGCGTACGTGGCCGCGTGGAAGCCGAAGGGCGAGGTGGCGGAGCAGACGGCGAGCGTGCGGGTGCTGCACGCGCCGACCCGGAAGGTGGTCAGCCACTTCAACAAGGCGACCAAGGGGAGGATCGTCCGCGGTCTGCTGTCGGCCGGGGTGGCGCCGAAGGGCCCGGCGGAGCTGGTGGAGGCGCTGCGGGACCTCGGGTACGAGGTGGAGGCCGCGGCACCCGCGAAGCCGGGACAGGCCTGGTCGCTGGACGTGCTGGTGGACGAGGTTCACTGA
- the eda gene encoding bifunctional 4-hydroxy-2-oxoglutarate aldolase/2-dehydro-3-deoxy-phosphogluconate aldolase produces MAPSLLDLAPVVPVVVIEDAADAVPLARALVAGGLPVIEVTLRTPAALAAIRAVAGEVPEAVVGAGTVLTPEQVTESVAAGARFLVSPGWTDVLLTAMREPGVPFLPGVSTTSEVVALLERGVREMKFFPAEAAGGTAYLRSLAGPLPRARFCPTGGIGPGNAPEYLALPNVGCVGGTWMLPGDAVAARDWRRVETLARAAAGLRDGSRARA; encoded by the coding sequence ATGGCCCCGTCACTCCTGGACCTCGCCCCCGTCGTACCCGTCGTCGTCATCGAGGACGCCGCCGACGCCGTGCCGCTCGCCCGGGCCCTGGTCGCCGGCGGGCTGCCCGTGATCGAGGTGACGCTGCGGACGCCCGCCGCGCTCGCCGCGATCCGGGCGGTCGCCGGGGAGGTGCCGGAGGCCGTGGTCGGCGCGGGCACGGTCCTCACGCCGGAGCAGGTGACGGAGTCGGTGGCGGCCGGGGCGCGGTTCCTGGTGAGCCCGGGCTGGACGGACGTCCTGCTGACGGCGATGCGGGAGCCGGGGGTGCCGTTCCTGCCGGGAGTGTCCACGACGTCCGAGGTGGTGGCGCTGCTGGAGCGCGGGGTGCGGGAGATGAAGTTCTTCCCGGCCGAGGCGGCGGGCGGCACGGCGTATCTGAGGTCGCTGGCCGGACCGTTGCCGCGGGCCCGGTTCTGTCCGACCGGCGGGATCGGTCCGGGGAACGCGCCGGAGTACCTGGCCCTGCCCAACGTCGGCTGTGTGGGCGGCACCTGGATGCTGCCCGGGGACGCCGTCGCCGCCCGGGACTGGCGGCGGGTCGAGACGCTGGCGCGGGCAGCGGCGGGACTCAGAGACGGTTCACGGGCGCGGGCGTGA
- a CDS encoding bifunctional RNase H/acid phosphatase encodes MREFIVEADGGSRGNPGPAGYGSVVLDAATGRTLAEAAQYIGTATNNVAEYRGLVAGLRAAHALDPSARVHVRMDSKLVVEQMSGRWKIKHPDMKPLAREAAGVFPASQVTYEWIPRAQNKHADRLANEAMDAGRRGEQWSPSASTAELDAAAAKARVLVPEPTGPPGDATLGAARVRAALSGDREAPAPAGVTERDAVVEPDAVADGTCAPGAAGRLSAPSGVSAPSGVSTTAGFSAPASRTAAASASRSASAAGSTASAVPHGASDVSVSSASAVPHGAADAPVPSASAVRQPVPASPDPADSRTPDSRTPSPDAAGGGAVKAGADVRAARAVASPGWAPADLGAPATFVLLRHGETPLTPQKRFSGSGGSDPSLSDVGREQAERVAAALARRGTIEHIVASPLARTRETAASVATRLGLDVTVDDGLRETDFGAWEGLTFGEVRERHPEDLNAWLADPEAEPTGGGESFAATATRIAATRDRLVAAHAGRTVLLVTHVTPIKTFVRLALGAPPESLFRMELSAASLSAVAYYADGNASVRLLNDTSHLRP; translated from the coding sequence GTGCGGGAGTTCATCGTCGAGGCCGACGGCGGGTCGCGGGGCAACCCGGGGCCCGCGGGCTACGGATCCGTGGTGCTCGACGCGGCCACGGGCCGGACGCTGGCCGAGGCGGCCCAGTACATCGGGACCGCCACGAACAACGTCGCCGAGTACCGCGGCCTGGTGGCCGGACTGCGCGCCGCGCACGCCCTGGACCCTTCGGCCCGCGTCCACGTCCGCATGGACTCCAAGCTCGTCGTCGAGCAGATGTCGGGCCGCTGGAAGATCAAGCACCCCGACATGAAGCCCCTGGCCAGGGAGGCGGCGGGAGTGTTCCCGGCGTCGCAGGTCACCTACGAGTGGATCCCGCGCGCCCAGAACAAGCACGCGGACCGGCTGGCCAACGAGGCGATGGACGCGGGCAGGCGCGGCGAGCAGTGGTCACCGTCGGCGTCCACGGCCGAGCTGGACGCGGCGGCGGCGAAGGCAAGGGTGCTTGTGCCGGAGCCGACCGGACCGCCGGGGGACGCGACGCTGGGTGCGGCCCGGGTGCGCGCGGCCCTGTCCGGCGACCGCGAGGCGCCGGCGCCGGCGGGCGTGACGGAGCGGGACGCGGTGGTCGAGCCGGACGCGGTGGCGGACGGGACATGCGCGCCGGGGGCCGCCGGGCGGCTGTCCGCGCCCTCGGGTGTCTCCGCGCCCTCGGGTGTCTCCACCACCGCGGGTTTCTCCGCGCCGGCTTCCCGTACGGCCGCTGCGTCTGCGTCCCGGTCCGCCTCCGCGGCGGGCTCCACTGCCTCGGCTGTTCCGCACGGGGCCTCTGATGTGTCGGTGTCATCTGCCTCGGCTGTTCCGCACGGGGCCGCCGATGCGCCGGTGCCGTCCGCCTCGGCTGTCCGTCAGCCGGTCCCCGCCTCCCCGGACCCGGCCGATTCGCGTACGCCCGATTCGCGTACGCCCTCCCCGGACGCCGCCGGTGGCGGAGCCGTGAAGGCCGGGGCCGACGTCCGTGCCGCCAGGGCGGTCGCCTCGCCCGGCTGGGCGCCCGCCGACCTGGGCGCCCCCGCCACCTTCGTGCTGCTGCGGCACGGGGAGACCCCGCTGACGCCGCAGAAGCGGTTCTCCGGCAGCGGCGGAAGCGACCCCTCGCTGTCCGACGTCGGCCGGGAGCAGGCCGAGCGGGTCGCCGCGGCCCTGGCCCGGCGCGGGACCATCGAGCACATCGTCGCCTCACCCCTGGCCCGCACCCGGGAGACCGCCGCCTCCGTGGCCACCCGCCTCGGTCTGGACGTCACCGTCGACGACGGGCTGCGGGAGACCGACTTCGGCGCCTGGGAGGGCCTCACCTTCGGCGAGGTGCGCGAGCGCCACCCGGAGGACCTGAACGCCTGGCTGGCCGACCCGGAAGCCGAACCGACCGGCGGCGGCGAGAGCTTCGCGGCCACCGCCACCCGGATCGCCGCCACCCGGGACAGGCTGGTCGCCGCCCACGCGGGCCGCACGGTGCTGCTGGTCACCCACGTCACCCCGATCAAGACGTTCGTACGGCTCGCCCTCGGTGCCCCGCCCGAGTCCCTGTTCCGCATGGAGCTGTCGGCGGCCTCCCTGTCGGCGGTCGCGTACTACGCCGACGGCAACGCGAGCGTCCGGCTCCTCAACGACACCTCGCACCTGCGTCCGTGA
- a CDS encoding C4-type zinc ribbon domain-containing protein, with product MNAAPADQIRLLEVQDLDARLQQLAHKRRSLPEHAEIESLTKDLTQLRDLLVAAQTEESDTAREQIKAEQDVDQVRQRAARDQQRLDSGAVTSSKDLENLQREIVSLAKRQSDLEDIVLEVMERRESAQERAAELTERVSSVQSKIDDATARRDASFEALDSEEATATKQREVIAAAIPADLLKLYDKLRQQQGGVGAAKLYQRTCQGCRQELAITDINEIRAAAPDTVVRCENCRRILVRTSESGL from the coding sequence CTGAACGCCGCGCCCGCCGACCAGATCCGCCTCCTCGAAGTCCAGGACCTCGACGCCCGCCTCCAGCAGCTCGCGCACAAGCGCCGGTCGCTGCCCGAGCACGCCGAGATCGAGTCGCTGACCAAGGACCTGACGCAGCTGCGTGACCTCCTCGTCGCCGCGCAGACCGAGGAGAGCGACACCGCCCGGGAGCAGATCAAGGCCGAGCAGGACGTGGACCAGGTGCGCCAGCGCGCCGCCCGCGACCAGCAGCGGCTGGACTCCGGCGCGGTCACCTCCTCCAAGGACCTGGAGAACCTCCAGCGCGAGATCGTCTCGCTCGCCAAGCGGCAGAGTGACCTGGAGGACATCGTCCTGGAGGTCATGGAGCGCCGCGAGTCCGCCCAGGAGCGGGCCGCGGAACTGACCGAGCGGGTCTCCTCCGTCCAGTCGAAGATCGACGACGCGACCGCCCGCCGGGACGCGTCCTTCGAGGCGCTGGACAGCGAGGAGGCCACCGCGACGAAGCAGCGCGAGGTCATCGCCGCCGCGATCCCCGCGGACCTCCTCAAGCTCTACGACAAGCTGCGCCAGCAGCAGGGCGGCGTCGGCGCGGCCAAGCTGTACCAGCGCACCTGCCAGGGCTGCCGCCAGGAGCTGGCGATCACCGACATCAACGAGATCCGCGCGGCGGCGCCCGACACGGTCGTCCGCTGTGAGAACTGCCGCCGCATCCTGGTGCGCACGTCCGAGTCCGGCCTCTAG